The following coding sequences are from one Pigmentibacter sp. JX0631 window:
- the orn gene encoding oligoribonuclease has product MKYLFWLDMEMSGLDHMKERILEVALLVTDLNYNTVHEYEAIVYQDQSILQGMDAWCTEHHGKSGLTAKVPNGKKEDEVEKELLEIIKKYSPSEKAILAGNSIGQDRKFIDQWMPVLSNVLHYRMLDVSSFKIIFESIHNKKYDKKHKHRAIDDIKESVEELKYYLQFVKL; this is encoded by the coding sequence ATGAAATATTTATTTTGGTTAGACATGGAAATGTCTGGATTAGACCATATGAAAGAGCGTATTTTAGAAGTAGCTTTGTTAGTTACTGATCTTAATTATAATACTGTTCATGAATATGAAGCCATAGTTTATCAAGATCAAAGTATATTGCAAGGGATGGATGCTTGGTGTACTGAGCATCATGGGAAAAGTGGTTTAACTGCTAAAGTTCCTAATGGAAAAAAAGAAGATGAAGTTGAAAAAGAACTTCTTGAAATTATCAAAAAATATTCCCCTAGCGAAAAAGCTATACTAGCAGGAAATTCCATTGGACAGGATAGAAAATTTATTGATCAGTGGATGCCAGTATTATCAAATGTCCTTCATTATAGAATGCTTGATGTCTCTAGTTTTAAGATTATATTTGAAAGTATTCATAATAAAAAGTATGATAAAAAACATAAACATAGAGCAATAGATGATATTAAAGAATCTGTTGAAGAATTAAAATATTATTTGCAATTTGTTAAGTTATAA
- the rpsT gene encoding 30S ribosomal protein S20, producing MANHVSSEKRARQTEVRRLRNRANMSTMKTAVKKVIEAVQAKDFSQIDALLRNAQSAIAKTRQKGTIHKNNMARRISRLNSFVNKAKNAK from the coding sequence ATGGCAAATCACGTTTCTTCCGAAAAACGCGCTCGTCAAACTGAAGTTCGTCGTTTACGCAACCGTGCTAATATGAGCACTATGAAAACTGCAGTAAAAAAAGTTATTGAAGCTGTCCAAGCAAAAGACTTTTCTCAAATTGATGCTTTATTACGCAATGCTCAATCCGCAATTGCGAAAACTCGTCAAAAAGGTACTATTCATAAGAATAATATGGCTCGTCGTATCAGCCGCCTAAATTCTTTTGTAAATAAAGCTAAAAATGCTAAGTAA
- the rpsP gene encoding 30S ribosomal protein S16, whose protein sequence is MALKFRLQRLGNKGRPFYHVVVTDSRNARNGRFIERVGYYNPMPAQSEVELKTDRLVHWYGVGCRPTDSVANLLKIKKVDLAALTKR, encoded by the coding sequence ATGGCTCTTAAATTCAGATTACAAAGACTAGGCAATAAAGGCCGTCCTTTTTACCACGTGGTAGTAACAGACTCTCGTAATGCTCGTAACGGCCGTTTTATTGAGCGAGTAGGCTACTACAACCCTATGCCAGCACAATCTGAAGTAGAACTTAAAACTGACAGATTAGTTCATTGGTATGGTGTAGGTTGCCGTCCAACTGATAGCGTAGCAAATCTTCTTAAAATCAAAAAAGTAGATCTTGCAGCTCTCACTAAAAGATAA
- a CDS encoding TIGR00730 family Rossman fold protein, producing MKNICVFCGSNDGAKSIYTKTAVALGKYLASNNITLIYGGGNVGLMGSIANSVLQNGGKVIGVMPEYLVKKEIAHKNLSELHIVQSMHERKALMAKLADGFIALPGGFGTFEELLEIVTWAQLLYHQKPCAVLNVDGFYDYLIKFISHAVCEEFIKKENEKLLICESNIEKLFSLMINWKPVVVEKWIK from the coding sequence ATGAAAAATATTTGTGTATTTTGTGGTTCTAATGATGGAGCGAAAAGTATATATACTAAAACAGCCGTAGCCTTAGGAAAGTATTTGGCTAGTAATAACATTACCTTAATTTATGGCGGTGGAAATGTCGGTTTAATGGGTTCTATTGCCAATTCTGTATTACAAAATGGTGGAAAAGTAATAGGAGTGATGCCTGAATATTTAGTCAAAAAAGAAATAGCGCATAAAAATTTATCTGAACTTCATATTGTCCAATCAATGCATGAGCGTAAAGCATTAATGGCAAAATTAGCCGACGGTTTTATAGCTTTGCCAGGAGGATTTGGAACGTTTGAAGAATTACTAGAAATAGTTACTTGGGCTCAATTACTATACCATCAGAAACCATGTGCTGTTCTAAATGTTGATGGATTTTACGACTATTTAATTAAATTTATTAGTCATGCTGTTTGTGAAGAATTTATAAAAAAAGAAAATGAAAAATTATTAATCTGTGAAAGTAACATAGAAAAATTATTTTCTCTTATGATAAATTGGAAACCAGTAGTAGTTGAGAAATGGATTAAATAA
- a CDS encoding TetR/AcrR family transcriptional regulator — protein sequence MKRLEDLSPIAHRIIDAAEQLIQQNGYNGFSYDDISRQVGLKKPSIHHHFATKANLVSMVVERYTSRFASLLSEIERSNHTALEKLNGYIQLFSKTFETNRRLCVCGMLGAEADILPPEITKAVGEFFELNQQWLTKVFEEGTKSLEFKGEISSKKQALYLLSALEGAMIVGRGVGSDSALLEVAQSAIHSLVK from the coding sequence ATGAAAAGGCTTGAGGATTTATCTCCTATAGCACATCGCATTATTGATGCCGCTGAACAATTGATTCAGCAAAATGGATACAATGGTTTTTCTTACGATGACATCTCACGGCAAGTAGGACTAAAGAAACCAAGTATTCACCATCATTTTGCGACAAAAGCAAATTTAGTTAGCATGGTAGTTGAAAGATACACTAGTCGTTTTGCATCACTGTTAAGTGAAATAGAACGTAGTAATCATACAGCGCTGGAGAAACTAAATGGATACATCCAGCTTTTTAGTAAAACTTTTGAGACGAATAGAAGGCTCTGTGTTTGTGGAATGTTAGGTGCTGAAGCAGATATTCTTCCTCCTGAAATAACAAAAGCAGTAGGGGAATTTTTTGAACTTAATCAGCAATGGTTAACTAAAGTGTTTGAAGAAGGTACAAAAAGTTTGGAATTTAAAGGCGAAATTAGTTCTAAAAAGCAAGCTTTGTATTTACTTTCTGCATTAGAAGGAGCCATGATTGTTGGTAGAGGCGTTGGTTCTGATTCTGCCTTATTAGAAGTGGCTCAATCAGCTATTCATTCCTTAGTGAAATGA
- a CDS encoding transporter substrate-binding domain-containing protein, which translates to MPVKCFLAFFCLIFMSAFAQSNKITLLTEAMEPFITEKNQLLTGPFIEAFQKIANDQNIEYEFQKTPIRRGLKDIEKMPNHCVFSANYSPETSEILLYVSKLAQLKIWAYSAKKSNINLKSIQNLKKYKVGVIDIAEVKDILSLNGVQYSLIFKSDSAIKMLLSNRFDILVSDINLDLLNKDDTKKIKPNLEILTVEKWLICNNNLKQQLIKKLREALSEALFSTKTKEIWQKYNMLKFYTTNRNEFSPSK; encoded by the coding sequence ATGCCAGTTAAATGTTTTCTTGCTTTCTTTTGCCTTATTTTTATGTCCGCATTTGCACAAAGCAATAAGATAACCTTACTAACTGAAGCTATGGAACCTTTTATTACAGAAAAAAATCAGTTATTAACAGGACCTTTTATAGAAGCGTTTCAAAAAATAGCTAATGATCAAAATATCGAATATGAATTTCAAAAAACTCCAATTCGAAGAGGACTGAAAGATATCGAAAAAATGCCCAATCACTGTGTATTTTCTGCTAACTATTCACCAGAAACTTCAGAAATTCTTTTGTATGTAAGTAAACTAGCTCAGTTAAAAATATGGGCTTACAGTGCAAAAAAAAGTAACATAAATTTGAAAAGTATTCAAAATTTAAAAAAATATAAAGTTGGAGTGATAGATATAGCTGAGGTGAAAGATATTTTATCATTAAATGGAGTACAATATTCTTTAATATTTAAATCAGATTCAGCTATAAAAATGTTGCTATCTAATCGATTTGATATTCTAGTTAGCGATATTAATTTAGATTTATTAAACAAAGACGATACTAAAAAAATCAAACCAAATTTAGAAATACTTACTGTTGAAAAATGGCTAATTTGCAATAACAACCTTAAACAACAATTAATAAAAAAATTGCGTGAAGCATTATCTGAAGCATTATTTTCGACTAAAACTAAGGAAATATGGCAAAAATATAATATGCTAAAGTTCTATACCACAAATCGAAACGAATTTAGTCCTTCAAAATAA
- a CDS encoding substrate-binding domain-containing protein translates to MFAKIKKSFYILSVLFFCLSSYAKKPKIAVVVKSLNNEFFKEMRNGVELYKTSHSEKVDVIFKGVQTETDHEGQLKIINELVKAKIDALVIAPVDSSKIVPTVLKLLNQNIIIVNMDNKIDDRALAKYKINIPFVGPSNFNGAKEVGAVLAQEKLKNGDKVAIIEGLSSSVNAKSRSEGFREAMREAQVNVVQVKSADWEEAKAYEVATQFLQEIDNLKAILCGNDTMAIGAIKAIEKMNFKEKVLVVGYDNIPSIKQYFKSKELFATVDQFPSLQATTSIDLALEAVNKKMKQSDLPNVLKTKTGVILKD, encoded by the coding sequence ATGTTTGCAAAAATAAAGAAATCTTTTTATATTCTAAGTGTATTATTCTTTTGTCTTTCATCTTATGCAAAAAAACCCAAAATAGCAGTTGTTGTTAAATCATTAAACAATGAATTTTTTAAAGAAATGCGCAATGGTGTTGAACTATATAAAACAAGTCATTCAGAAAAAGTGGATGTTATTTTTAAAGGAGTTCAAACAGAAACTGATCATGAAGGGCAATTAAAAATAATTAATGAACTTGTTAAAGCAAAAATTGATGCTTTAGTGATAGCGCCTGTAGATTCTTCTAAAATAGTCCCTACTGTTCTAAAACTTCTTAATCAAAATATAATTATAGTCAATATGGATAATAAAATTGATGATAGAGCTTTAGCAAAATATAAAATAAATATTCCTTTCGTAGGACCAAGTAATTTTAATGGAGCAAAAGAAGTTGGAGCTGTTTTAGCTCAAGAAAAGCTTAAAAATGGTGATAAAGTTGCAATTATAGAAGGTCTTTCTTCATCAGTAAATGCAAAATCAAGAAGTGAAGGTTTTAGAGAAGCTATGCGGGAAGCTCAAGTTAATGTAGTACAAGTTAAGTCAGCAGATTGGGAAGAAGCTAAGGCGTATGAAGTTGCGACTCAATTTTTGCAAGAAATAGATAATTTAAAAGCTATACTTTGTGGGAATGATACTATGGCTATAGGAGCAATAAAAGCGATAGAAAAAATGAATTTTAAAGAGAAGGTTTTAGTCGTTGGCTATGATAATATTCCAAGCATAAAACAGTATTTTAAATCTAAGGAACTATTTGCAACTGTAGATCAATTTCCTTCATTACAAGCTACAACAAGCATAGATTTAGCGCTTGAAGCAGTGAATAAAAAAATGAAACAAAGCGATCTGCCAAATGTTTTAAAAACTAAAACAGGTGTTATTTTGAAGGACTAA
- a CDS encoding cation:proton antiporter → MTHIPQLIIDLAVILGVAAVVTYVFRKINQPVVLGYIVAGIIVGPYTHPFFSIVDVNSLKTLAELGVIFLMFALGLEFSFRRLAKVGISAAGTAIIQIIFMISIGLLTAKLLGWSNMDSIFLGCMVAISSTTIIIKAFEELGLKNKRFAELVFGILIVEDLAAILMLVALTNISMTASFNGLELLIASGKLAVVVGAWFLIGMFLVPRFVKKVGQQKNNEMLVVVAIGLCLGLVALASYFNYSVALGAFIMGSIIAESPEAKHIEHLVQPLKDLFGAVFFVSVGMLLDPNAIINNFSSILLISFVIIFGKLSSVTVGSIITGQRIPVAVQSGFSLAQIGEFSFIIATLGTAFKVIDSKLYPIIVAASTITTFTTPYLIKYSLTSANKVENLIPKKLMLYINNYINWFQKFSIVEEKQKTNNLKVLKWVLNLIVVITIYSLVSVFLEPQINAYIESEKLANFLAWLTAFVLGAPSTWAMLNSFTCDTKNIHSKSSMRGKAIILFLVRIITLLIIGFLSLNFIPSIITLSVIIVISFIFLKFFRRQVSAYYIWFEDKFKSNFNQESNTSNLEQVNSSLAPWDAHLIEILIPYNSFLAGKKIFETNIRDKYGVNIVGLLRNQNLFISPQPNEIIFPQDILLCFATDEEIEKFKKDLEISSNIQNKAKEILDYCLQKFIIKNDSIINGKLIKDTNISEKFHCTIVGIERNNTRIKSPKANCELFEHDILWIVGENHMLEKLRDTI, encoded by the coding sequence ATGACCCATATCCCGCAATTAATTATAGATTTAGCAGTTATTCTTGGTGTTGCTGCAGTAGTAACATATGTTTTTCGGAAAATTAATCAGCCAGTAGTATTAGGATACATTGTTGCTGGTATCATAGTAGGCCCATATACACATCCTTTTTTTTCAATAGTAGATGTTAATTCATTAAAAACTTTGGCTGAATTAGGTGTTATTTTTCTTATGTTTGCTTTAGGACTTGAATTTAGTTTTCGGCGTTTAGCAAAAGTCGGTATTTCAGCCGCAGGTACTGCTATCATACAAATTATATTTATGATTTCTATTGGGTTGTTAACAGCCAAACTTCTTGGTTGGTCCAATATGGATTCTATTTTTCTGGGCTGCATGGTTGCAATTTCATCGACAACGATAATTATCAAAGCTTTTGAAGAACTTGGATTAAAAAATAAAAGATTTGCTGAATTGGTTTTTGGTATATTAATTGTTGAAGATCTTGCTGCAATATTAATGTTAGTTGCACTTACAAATATTTCCATGACTGCTAGTTTTAATGGATTAGAACTTTTAATTGCTAGTGGGAAATTAGCTGTTGTAGTAGGTGCGTGGTTTTTAATTGGCATGTTTTTAGTGCCTCGATTTGTAAAAAAAGTAGGGCAACAAAAAAATAATGAAATGCTAGTTGTTGTTGCAATTGGACTTTGCCTTGGTTTGGTGGCCTTAGCGTCTTATTTTAACTATTCAGTAGCGCTTGGGGCATTTATAATGGGCTCGATTATAGCTGAAAGCCCTGAAGCAAAACATATAGAGCATTTAGTACAGCCACTAAAAGATCTTTTTGGAGCTGTCTTTTTTGTTTCTGTAGGTATGTTGCTCGATCCTAATGCTATAATTAATAATTTTTCTTCAATTTTATTAATTTCTTTTGTTATTATTTTTGGCAAACTTTCTTCTGTAACAGTGGGATCTATTATAACAGGACAAAGAATTCCAGTTGCAGTTCAATCTGGTTTTAGTCTTGCCCAAATTGGTGAGTTTTCATTTATCATAGCAACCTTAGGAACAGCTTTTAAAGTAATCGATTCTAAGCTATATCCAATAATTGTTGCAGCTTCAACTATCACAACTTTTACAACTCCTTATTTAATTAAATATTCTTTAACTTCTGCAAATAAAGTTGAAAATTTAATACCTAAAAAACTTATGCTTTACATTAATAATTATATAAATTGGTTTCAAAAATTTAGTATTGTTGAAGAAAAACAAAAAACAAATAATTTAAAAGTACTAAAATGGGTATTAAATTTAATTGTTGTAATAACAATTTATTCTTTGGTTTCTGTGTTTTTAGAGCCTCAAATAAATGCTTATATAGAGTCAGAAAAACTTGCAAATTTTTTAGCCTGGCTGACTGCATTTGTATTAGGAGCTCCTAGTACTTGGGCTATGCTAAACAGTTTCACGTGTGATACTAAAAATATCCATTCCAAAAGTTCCATGCGAGGAAAAGCAATTATTTTGTTTTTAGTAAGAATAATTACCTTGCTAATAATTGGATTTTTAAGCTTAAATTTTATTCCTTCAATTATTACATTGAGTGTCATAATTGTAATTTCTTTTATATTTCTTAAATTTTTTCGAAGACAAGTATCTGCTTACTACATCTGGTTTGAAGACAAATTTAAATCTAATTTTAATCAAGAATCTAATACCAGTAATTTAGAGCAGGTTAACTCAAGCTTAGCTCCTTGGGATGCGCATTTAATTGAAATATTAATTCCATATAATTCTTTTTTGGCAGGAAAAAAAATATTTGAAACAAACATCCGAGACAAATATGGAGTTAACATAGTTGGTTTACTTAGAAATCAAAATCTGTTTATCTCTCCTCAGCCTAATGAAATTATTTTCCCGCAAGATATTTTACTTTGTTTTGCCACAGATGAAGAAATTGAAAAATTCAAAAAAGATCTCGAAATATCTTCTAATATACAAAATAAAGCCAAAGAAATTTTAGACTATTGCTTACAAAAATTTATTATTAAAAATGACTCTATCATAAACGGAAAATTAATTAAAGATACTAATATTAGTGAAAAATTCCATTGTACTATTGTGGGAATAGAAAGAAATAATACTCGAATTAAAAGCCCTAAAGCAAATTGCGAATTATTTGAACATGATATCCTCTGGATTGTAGGAGAAAACCATATGCTTGAAAAATTAAGAGACACTATTTAA
- a CDS encoding type 1 glutamine amidotransferase domain-containing protein, translated as MTKRILMVLTSHEDMGLSGKKTGNWFDEVATPYYTFKQAGHEVVLASPKGGKAPIDPFSYEEMFMTENTHKFLKDEAAMRALANTSVLRNIDYRAFDAAFFPGGYGQLWDLANDSFALQMIQDFLYSERFVALICHAPAILRDAKKPNGEPLVKGLNVTGFSNSEDDELDLSRHLLFQLETALKEKGAIYHRSEKNWVPKVVTDGFLITGQNPATSPFIAKTLVEQMAK; from the coding sequence ATGACTAAGAGAATATTAATGGTTTTAACCTCTCACGAAGATATGGGCTTAAGCGGTAAAAAAACAGGTAACTGGTTTGATGAAGTAGCAACACCTTACTATACTTTTAAACAAGCTGGACATGAAGTAGTTCTTGCCTCTCCAAAAGGTGGAAAAGCTCCTATAGATCCATTTAGTTACGAAGAAATGTTTATGACTGAAAATACTCATAAATTTCTTAAAGATGAAGCGGCTATGCGAGCGTTAGCGAATACTTCTGTGTTGCGGAATATTGATTATCGTGCATTTGATGCTGCATTCTTCCCAGGTGGCTATGGCCAACTTTGGGATTTAGCAAATGATTCTTTTGCACTTCAAATGATTCAAGACTTTTTATATTCTGAAAGATTTGTTGCGTTAATTTGCCATGCTCCAGCTATCTTACGTGATGCTAAAAAACCAAATGGTGAACCTTTGGTAAAAGGTTTAAACGTAACAGGATTTTCAAACTCTGAAGATGATGAGCTTGATTTATCAAGACATTTATTGTTCCAACTAGAAACAGCGTTAAAAGAGAAAGGTGCAATTTATCATCGCTCTGAGAAAAATTGGGTACCAAAAGTTGTAACTGATGGTTTCTTAATTACTGGACAAAACCCAGCAACTTCACCATTTATTGCTAAAACTTTAGTTGAACAAATGGCTAAATAA
- a CDS encoding MFS transporter, which produces MIFTLLPLAITAFAIGMTEFVVIGMLPELAEYFKITIPESGLAVTMYALAVVIAAPFLTALTMNWKRKNLMLAIVGLFTIGNCISAVAPTYFILIIGRILTGFAHGTFFAIATKVAIQLVPKEKQASAIAIMFSGLTVALVVGVPFGTFLAEHVSFRTTFVIIICAGIISFFGILKNVPKNLEEPKSSSFTQQFEFLKNKILIAAFLLTVFSFGGPFIAYTYISNILNLVTGFNLSVITYILVLYGISVAIGNLVGGKLSDKYNIYKIMYLNIIALVVVIILFYFAQHNKLFTVILLFFWGFFSFSIVPILQFLVMKIVSLCKISAEEVASGCNISAFNIGIAGGSFIGGKIIQYLSIELTSLFSAIFLSVSLFIVYYIKNNIKHN; this is translated from the coding sequence ATGATTTTTACTCTTTTACCTTTAGCTATTACTGCATTTGCGATTGGTATGACTGAATTTGTCGTTATTGGAATGCTTCCAGAGCTTGCTGAATACTTTAAAATAACCATTCCTGAGTCCGGACTTGCCGTGACAATGTACGCTCTTGCGGTCGTGATCGCGGCACCATTTTTAACAGCATTAACTATGAACTGGAAACGCAAAAATCTAATGCTTGCAATCGTTGGTTTATTTACAATTGGAAATTGTATTTCAGCAGTTGCTCCCACGTATTTTATATTGATTATTGGTAGAATTTTAACAGGATTTGCGCATGGAACATTTTTTGCAATAGCTACTAAAGTTGCAATTCAATTAGTTCCTAAAGAGAAACAAGCTAGCGCTATAGCTATCATGTTTAGTGGTTTGACGGTTGCATTAGTCGTTGGTGTCCCTTTTGGTACTTTCCTTGCAGAACATGTTTCTTTTAGAACAACATTTGTGATAATTATCTGTGCTGGAATAATTTCATTTTTTGGGATTTTAAAAAATGTCCCTAAAAATTTAGAAGAACCAAAGTCCAGTTCATTTACTCAGCAGTTTGAATTTCTGAAAAATAAAATATTAATAGCAGCATTTTTATTAACTGTGTTTAGTTTTGGAGGACCTTTTATTGCGTATACTTATATTTCAAATATTCTAAATTTAGTCACTGGATTTAATTTGTCAGTAATTACTTATATTTTAGTATTATATGGTATTTCAGTGGCTATTGGTAATTTAGTTGGTGGAAAATTATCAGATAAATACAATATTTACAAGATTATGTACTTAAATATTATCGCTTTAGTTGTTGTAATTATTTTATTCTATTTTGCACAACATAATAAACTATTTACAGTAATTTTGTTGTTTTTCTGGGGTTTCTTTTCTTTTTCAATTGTTCCTATTCTCCAATTTTTAGTAATGAAAATAGTGTCTTTATGTAAAATAAGCGCAGAAGAAGTTGCATCTGGTTGTAATATATCTGCTTTTAATATAGGTATTGCTGGTGGATCTTTTATTGGAGGAAAAATTATTCAATATTTATCTATAGAGCTAACTTCTTTATTTTCTGCTATATTTCTTTCTGTTTCTTTATTTATAGTTTATTATATAAAAAATAATATTAAACATAACTAA
- a CDS encoding valine--tRNA ligase has product MTKFEAFSKAFEPAQTEDKLRNFWNKNQFYSAKRNPEKKPYTIVMPPPNVTGDLTMGHMMFTLQDILIRWHRALGLEACWIPGTDHASIATEAKVTKMLADQGISKRDLGREKFLEHAWEWKKNYGNRIEENLKTLGISCDWSRNTFTMDEKYSAAVTKAIVKLYKDGLIYKSHRLVNWCPVSQSVISDEEVNFEEKNGSLWYIRYSIENSNNEHVIVATTRPETMFGDLAVAVHPSDERYMHLIGKNVILPLTNRKIPIVADHFVEKEFGTGIVKITPAHDMNDFEVGKRHKLGLLNIFHPDARLNENVPQEYQGLDRFVARKKLIAELEAKGFVEKILPHKLVVGISERGNVPIEYYLSEQWYIKMEKLAELTLDATRSGRLKLIPAHQEKTWEYWLTNIQDWCISRQLWWGHRLPMYTCNQCQHIHCEEKAPLKCNKCGHTALTQDPDALDTWASSWLWPFGVHNWANPSEEEKLDLEYFYPTDVIVTGADIIFFWIARMVMAGEYFTGETPFKACYFTPIVRDSRGRKMSKSLGNSPDVSAVMRKYGTDAMRFSLVNQIVTGQDIFWSDDCCDLGKNFANKIWNAARFLTMNAEKFKLNPENITFDQLQNRSNDTIMGWITSEFFDLIGNVHQAIEKFEFSQYTSSMYEFIWMTYCDWFVELLKPRLSDETNIKLAKETLTLAFQLFDGILRLMHPVMPFVTEEIWQQLNPDKKSKTIGFEKLPMPKEELIDEHSIKHMREVQAVVVAVRAIRGKFNIHPATDLQVYLQDKKTKFGNLVPQMEALAKAQFHFETTKQGFCAPSLVNGSEIFVSLEGLVDRQAEKERLIKKIEKVTATLVGIEKKLGNADFVKGAPAHILEGAKKQLLDNQKELEMLEESLKLL; this is encoded by the coding sequence GTGACTAAATTTGAAGCTTTTAGCAAAGCCTTCGAACCAGCGCAAACTGAAGATAAATTGCGTAATTTCTGGAATAAAAATCAGTTTTATAGTGCAAAAAGAAATCCAGAGAAGAAACCTTACACCATAGTCATGCCCCCCCCAAATGTCACGGGTGATCTCACAATGGGGCATATGATGTTCACTCTGCAAGATATTCTAATTCGTTGGCATAGGGCTCTTGGGCTTGAGGCTTGTTGGATTCCTGGAACAGATCATGCGAGCATCGCAACCGAAGCTAAAGTAACAAAAATGCTAGCTGATCAAGGCATTTCTAAACGGGATTTAGGACGAGAAAAATTCTTAGAACATGCTTGGGAATGGAAAAAAAACTATGGCAATAGAATTGAAGAAAATCTTAAAACATTAGGAATTAGCTGCGATTGGTCTAGAAACACTTTTACTATGGATGAAAAATATTCCGCTGCAGTGACAAAGGCTATTGTTAAGCTCTACAAAGATGGCCTTATTTATAAAAGTCATCGTCTAGTGAATTGGTGCCCCGTGAGCCAATCTGTTATTTCTGATGAAGAAGTAAATTTTGAAGAAAAAAATGGTTCTCTTTGGTACATTAGATACTCAATTGAAAATTCAAATAATGAGCATGTTATTGTTGCTACGACTCGCCCAGAAACAATGTTTGGGGACTTAGCTGTTGCTGTTCATCCAAGTGATGAACGATATATGCATCTGATAGGGAAAAATGTAATTTTACCTCTTACAAATAGAAAAATACCGATTGTAGCTGATCATTTTGTGGAAAAAGAATTCGGAACGGGAATTGTTAAAATTACCCCAGCCCATGATATGAATGACTTTGAAGTAGGGAAAAGGCATAAATTAGGTCTGCTAAATATTTTCCATCCAGATGCAAGATTAAACGAAAATGTTCCTCAGGAATATCAAGGTTTGGATAGATTCGTAGCACGAAAAAAATTAATTGCAGAACTTGAAGCAAAAGGTTTTGTTGAAAAAATACTACCACATAAATTAGTTGTTGGAATATCTGAGCGCGGTAATGTACCAATTGAATACTATTTAAGTGAGCAATGGTATATTAAAATGGAAAAACTAGCTGAATTAACTCTAGATGCAACTCGTTCAGGAAGATTAAAATTAATTCCTGCTCATCAAGAAAAAACTTGGGAATATTGGCTCACTAATATTCAAGATTGGTGTATATCTCGTCAATTGTGGTGGGGACATCGCCTACCGATGTATACTTGTAATCAATGTCAACACATCCATTGTGAAGAAAAAGCTCCTTTAAAGTGTAACAAGTGCGGTCATACTGCGTTAACACAAGATCCCGATGCCTTGGATACATGGGCCAGTTCTTGGTTGTGGCCATTTGGCGTGCATAATTGGGCAAATCCTTCTGAAGAAGAAAAATTAGATTTAGAATATTTCTATCCTACTGATGTTATTGTCACGGGGGCAGATATTATTTTCTTTTGGATTGCGCGAATGGTAATGGCTGGAGAGTATTTTACTGGGGAAACTCCTTTCAAAGCTTGTTACTTTACACCAATAGTTCGCGATTCGCGTGGCCGGAAAATGAGTAAATCGCTCGGAAACTCACCAGATGTTTCTGCGGTTATGCGCAAATATGGTACTGATGCAATGCGTTTTTCCTTAGTAAATCAGATAGTAACAGGCCAAGATATTTTTTGGAGTGATGATTGCTGTGATTTAGGGAAAAACTTTGCAAATAAGATTTGGAATGCAGCTCGTTTCTTAACAATGAATGCTGAAAAATTTAAACTTAATCCAGAAAACATAACTTTTGATCAATTACAAAATCGATCAAACGATACTATTATGGGATGGATTACTAGTGAGTTTTTCGATTTAATTGGAAATGTTCATCAAGCTATCGAAAAATTTGAATTTTCTCAATATACAAGTTCAATGTATGAATTTATTTGGATGACTTACTGTGATTGGTTTGTTGAATTATTAAAACCAAGATTATCTGACGAAACAAATATTAAATTAGCTAAAGAAACACTAACTCTAGCCTTCCAACTTTTCGATGGAATTCTTCGCCTAATGCACCCAGTTATGCCATTTGTTACTGAAGAAATATGGCAACAATTAAATCCAGATAAGAAGAGTAAAACTATTGGCTTTGAAAAGTTACCTATGCCAAAAGAAGAATTAATTGATGAACACTCAATCAAACATATGCGTGAAGTCCAAGCAGTTGTTGTAGCTGTTCGTGCAATTCGGGGGAAATTTAATATTCACCCAGCTACAGATCTTCAAGTTTATCTTCAAGATAAAAAGACTAAATTTGGAAATTTAGTCCCACAAATGGAAGCTTTGGCTAAAGCACAGTTTCATTTTGAAACAACTAAACAGGGATTTTGTGCCCCTAGCTTAGTAAATGGTTCTGAAATTTTTGTGAGTTTAGAAGGTTTAGTTGATAGACAAGCCGAAAAAGAGAGACTTATAAAGAAAATTGAAAAAGTAACAGCAACTTTAGTAGGAATTGAGAAAAAGTTAGGAAATGCCGATTTTGTAAAAGGTGCTCCTGCGCATATTTTAGAAGGCGCCAAAAAGCAACTTTTAGATAATCAAAAAGAATTGGAAATGTTGGAAGAATCATTAAAGTTACTTTAA